One stretch of Longimicrobiaceae bacterium DNA includes these proteins:
- a CDS encoding inositol monophosphatase family protein translates to MRDRDDLMEFAVRLAGSAGAITLDHFGSVAVETKGDGSEVTVADRAAEEFVRSSLREAFPDDGIVGEEGEDVPSKSGRRWIVDPIDGTRSFACGVPLYAVLVALEEEGRPTLGCCHFPVLGETLVAARGAGAWHNGRPARVSECDDLAAARMVTSGFEYWRDRSTDEHRAGFDRLVKATRFSRTWGDAYGYLLVAVGRVDLLVDPICGSYWDYAPMIPIFEEAGGRMTTFTGEPLSAWSSVVAANPALHAAASRVLGSG, encoded by the coding sequence ATGAGAGACAGAGACGACCTGATGGAGTTCGCCGTCCGCCTCGCGGGCAGCGCGGGGGCGATCACGCTCGACCACTTCGGCAGCGTGGCGGTGGAGACGAAGGGCGACGGCAGCGAGGTCACCGTCGCGGACCGCGCCGCCGAGGAGTTCGTGCGCAGCTCGCTCCGGGAGGCGTTCCCGGACGACGGGATCGTGGGCGAGGAGGGGGAGGACGTGCCCTCGAAGAGCGGCCGCCGCTGGATCGTGGACCCCATCGACGGGACGCGCTCCTTCGCCTGCGGGGTCCCGCTCTACGCGGTGCTCGTCGCGCTGGAGGAGGAAGGGCGCCCGACTCTGGGCTGCTGCCACTTCCCCGTGCTGGGGGAGACGCTGGTCGCCGCGCGGGGGGCGGGGGCGTGGCACAACGGGCGCCCCGCCAGGGTCTCGGAGTGCGACGACCTGGCCGCCGCGCGGATGGTGACCTCGGGCTTCGAGTACTGGCGCGACCGCTCCACGGACGAGCACCGCGCGGGGTTCGACCGGCTCGTGAAGGCGACCCGCTTCTCCCGCACCTGGGGCGACGCCTACGGCTACCTGCTGGTGGCGGTCGGGCGCGTGGACCTGCTGGTGGACCCCATCTGCGGCTCGTACTGGGACTACGCGCCCATGATCCCCATCTTCGAGGAGGCGGGCGGGCGGATGACCACCTTCACCGGTGAGCCGCTCTCGGCGTGGAGCAGCGTGGTCGCCGCGAACCCGGCGCTGCACGCCGCCGCTTCACGCGTCCTCGGCTCCGGCTGA